One window of the Salvia splendens isolate huo1 chromosome 1, SspV2, whole genome shotgun sequence genome contains the following:
- the LOC121746609 gene encoding receptor-like protein kinase FERONIA, with product MKNSNKLVVWSALGFVLVVFLIDVASAADYSPTDKIFLNCGGPPDSADTDGRKWTSDIGSKFALSSTKSSTATASVQKPSVPEVPYLSARIFQSAFTYSFPVASGRKFLRLHFYPASYNGLNASDAVFSVTSGEYTLMRNFSAALTTEALNYDYLMKEFSVNVPDQVLNVTFTPSPNASNSYAFVNGIEVISHPDIYSTGETAIVVGQSTGFNIDNSTALENVYRLNVGGNDISSSGDTGLFRSWRDDSYYIFGAANGVTEVPDNTTIAYPPETPTYIAPLDVYSTLRSMGPNASINQNYNLTWLFDIDSGFSYLVRLHFCEVTDVITKVNQRVFSIFMNNQTAEEQADVIAWANGNGIPIHKDYIVFVPNGPPRQDFWLALHPFTSTKPQYYDAILNGVEIFKINDTTGNLAGVNPQPLPQTPDDLLINQSSGSGKDNKAIIGGAVGGGIAALLVLGLIACVVVQRRRQKKDSSTSDGWLPLSLYGNSHSSGSAKTNTTGSYASSLPSNLCRHFSIAEIKSATHNFDEALLLGVGGFGKVYRGEIDSGTKVAIKRGNPLSEQGIHEFQTEIEMLSKLRHRHLVSLIGYCEENCEMILVYDYMAYGTLREHLYKTQKPPLPWKQRLEICIGAARGLHYLHTGAKHTIIHRDVKTTNILLDEKWVAKVSDFGLSKTGPSLDHTHVSTVVKGSFGYLDPEYFRRQQLTEKSDVYSYGVVLFEIICARPALNPALPKEQVSLAEWAQHCYKKGILDQIMDPYLKGKIAPECFKKFAETAVKCVTDIGTDRPSMGDVLWNLEFALQLQESAEESGKGLGEIDVDSYDITCKGKKDPDSSSGFDGNITDSKSSGLSMSIGGRSLASEDSDGLTPSAVFSQIMNPKGR from the coding sequence ATGAAGAACAGCAATAAGCTTGTGGTGTGGTCGGCTCTAGGATTTGTGTTGGTGGTATTTTTGATTGATGTAGCTTCAGCAGCTGATTACTCACCGACGGATAAGATCTTCCTGAATTGTGGAGGTCCTCCTGATTCGGCGGACACCGATGGCCGGAAATGGACATCAGACATTGGATCAAAGTTTGCTCTGTCAAGTACCAAGTCTTCAACTGCAACCGCATCGGTACAGAAACCGTCTGTGCCGGAGGTTCCTTACTTGTCTGCTCGGATTTTTCAATCTGCCTTCACCTACAGCTTCCCAGTGGCCTCTGGTCGCAAGTTCTTGCGCTTGCATTTCTATCCCGCGTCGTATAATGGCCTAAATGCTTCGGATGCTGTCTTCTCAGTAACTTCTGGAGAATATACCCTGATGAGGAACTTTAGTGCTGCTCTGACCACGGAGGCTCTGAACTACGACTATTTGATGAAGGAGTTCTCTGTAAATGTTCCGGATCAAGTGTTGAATGTCACATTCACCCCGTCCCCGAATGCATCCAACTCGTATGCATTCGTCAATGGGATTGAGGTCATTTCACATCCGGATATTTACAGCACGGGTGAGACTGCAATTGTCGTTGGTCAGTCCACTGGGTTCAATATTGACAACAGCACAGCGCTGGAGAACGTTTACCGGCTGAACGTGGGTGGAAATGACATTTCCTCATCTGGTGATACAGGTCTGTTCCGATCATGGCGTGATGATTCATATTATATCTTTGGTGCAGCAAATGGGGTTACAGAGGTTCCTGATAACACGACGATTGCATATCCTCCTGAGACCCCAACCTACATTGCCCCTCTTGATGTTTACAGCACCCTGAGATCAATGGGTCCAAATGCATCTATCAACCAGAATTACAACTTAACTTGGCTCTTCGATATTGATTCTGGATTCTCTTACCTAGTTAGGCTTCACTTCTGCGAAGTTACAGATGTCATAACCAAGGTAAATCAAAGAGTTTTTAGTATCTTCATGAATAATCAGACTGCAGAGGAGCAGGCAGATGTGATTGCGTGGGCAAATGGTAATGGAATCCCCATACACAAGGACTATATTGTCTTTGTTCCTAATGGGCCTCCCCGGCAGGATTTTTGGCTTGCATTGCATCCTTTCACTTCTACGAAGCCCCAGTACTATGATGCCATCTTGAATGGAGtcgaaatatttaaaataaatgatacAACTGGTAATCTTGCTGGTGTCAACCCACAACCTCTTCCACAGACACCAGATGATTTATTGATTAACCAGTCCTCTGGATCTGGTAAAGATAACAAAGCTATTATTGGAGGAGCGGTTGGTGGTGGAATTGCTGCACTTCTTGTTCTTGGTCTGATTGCCTGTGTAGTTGTCCAGCGACGGAGGCAAAAGAAGGATTCTAGCACTAGTGATGGCTGGCTTCCATTGTCCTTGTATGGAAATTCTCATTCTTCCGGTTCTGCAAAGACAAACACCACAGGCAGTTATGCCTCCTCCCTGCCATCAAATCTTTGCCGCCACTTTTCTATTGCTGAGATCAAATCTGCCACTCACAACTTTGATGAGGCTCTCCTGCTTGGGGTTGGAGGTTTTGGAAAAGTCTACCGTGGAGAGATTGATAGTGGCACGAAGGTGGCAATTAAGCGTGGGAACCCTCTTTCGGAACAAGGTATTCATGAATTCCAAACTGAGATTGAAATGCTCTCAAAGCTTCGCCACCGTCACCTGGTTTCCCTCATTGGGTACTGTGAAGAGAACTGTGAAATGATCCTCGTATATGATTACATGGCATATGGAACTCTTCGTGAGCATCTATacaagacccagaagcccccctTGCCGTGGAAACAGAGGCTTGAGATTTGCATAGGTGCTGCTCGTGGCTTGCACTATCTGCACACTGGCGCCAAACATACAATCATTCACCGTGATGTCAAGACCACTAACATCCTCTTGGATGAGAAGTGGGTGGCTAAGGTCTCAGATTTTGGTCTCTCAAAAACTGGCCCGTCACTGGACCATACACACGTCAGCACCGTTGTTAAGGGAAGCTTCGGTTATCTGGATCCTGAGTACTTCAGGCGCCAGCAACTGACTGAAAAATCTGATGTTTACTCCTACGGGGTTGTTCTGTTTGAAATCATATGCGCTCGGCCAGCTCTAAACCCTGCACTTCCCAAAGAACAAGTCAGCCTGGCCGAGTGGGCTCAGCATTGTTACAAGAAAGGCATCCTCGACCAGATAATGGATCCCTACCTAAAGGGAAAGATAGCTCCAGAATGCTTCAAGAAATTTGCTGAGACAGCAGTGAAATGTGTGACCGACATTGGAACGGACCGGCCTTCCATGGGGGACGTCCTGTGGAACCTTGAATTTgcgctgcagctgcaggagagTGCAGAGGAGAGCGGGAAGGGTCTTGGCGAGATAGATGTTGACTCATACGACATCACATGCAAGGGGAAGAAGGACCCTGATTCATCCTCGGGTTTTGATGGCAACATCACAGATTCGAAGAGCAGCGGATTGTCGATGAGCATTGGTGGGCGCAGCCTTGCAAGTGAAGACTCGGACGGGCTAACTCCGAGCGCTGTATTTTCTCAGATAATGAATCCCAAAGGGAGGTGA